In Zingiber officinale cultivar Zhangliang chromosome 8B, Zo_v1.1, whole genome shotgun sequence, a single genomic region encodes these proteins:
- the LOC122015986 gene encoding uncharacterized protein LOC122015986, whose protein sequence is MAVRGFRGVRDDLSELGRHLLDIACLFSPLLPPPHHESPPPSPRPASSPSTPPARASARALAGILSDLAEIGGGFRSGITRLSGALRGPADRDRESGDRAGKSREIGVSEEVLEYVEDLVKYPDSWLEFPVHLDEEFHMSRTQKEHITTVERINPNLQSLRLRLCPAHLSEDSFWRIYFALLHPKLNKHDSELLSTYQIVDSMRVAAKEMSSRQSNNIDSQSLASLASEKCGSIQQEHNNGWQDALMVKTRSQQSIDQWSEVSGAAYASSDATMRLRPDDMSSRGNVDEGNVLVMEKYMDSLLTAEQLFHLPYSLRRKHASASEENLAMYRKVSKLKMSSDEESSDWQPVEDSDFEVLEKSSAERSPVHLYRPT, encoded by the exons ATGGCGGTGAGAGGCTTCCGCGGTGTCAGGGACGACCTCTCGGAGCTCGGACGGCACCTTCTCGACATAGCCTGCCTTTTCTCTCCCCTCCTTCCCCCTCCCCACCACGAGTCGCCGCCGCCGTCCCCCCGCCCCGCCTCTTCGCCCTCGACCCCGCCGGCGCGCGCCTCCGCCAGGGCCCTCGCGGGGATCCTCAGCGACCTCGCCGAGATCGGAGGCGGGTTCCGCAGCGGCATCACTCGACTCTCGGGTGCACTGCGTGGCCCTGCGGATCGAGACAGGGAATCGGGAGATCGCGCGGGAAAGTCTCGGGAAATCGGGGTCTCGGAGGAGGTTCTTGAATACGTGGAGGATCTCGTCAAGTATCCCGATTCCTGGCTGGAGTTCCCGGTGCATTTAGATGAAG AGTTTCATATGTCTCGTACTCAAAAAGAGCACATTACAACAGTTGAACGTATCAACCCTAATTTACAATCTCTTCGACTTAGACTTTGCCCCGCCCATTTAAGTGAGGATTCTTTCTGGAGGATATACTTTGCATTGTTGCATCCTAAACTGAACAAGCATGATTCTGAATTGCTATCTACTTATCAG ATTGTGGACTCGATGCGTGTAGCAGCAAAGGAAATGAGCAGTAGACAGTCTAACAACATTGATTCACAGAGCTTAGCTTCATTGGCTAGCGAAAAATGTGGTAGCATCCAACAGGAGCATAACAATGGATGGCAAGATGCACTGATGGTGAAGACACGATCGCAACAAAGCATCGATCAGTGGTCTGAAGTGTCTGGTGCAGCCTACGCTTCTTCCGATGCAACAATGAGACTTAGACCTGATGACATGTCATCAAGGGGTAATGTCGATGAGGGTAATGTTTTGGTGATGGAGAAGTACATGGATTCTCTCTTGACAGCAGAGCAGTTATTTCATTTGCCTTATTCCTTGAGGAGGAAGCATGCCTCAGCAAGTGAGGAAAACTTGGCAATGTATCGGAAGGTGTCGAAATTGAAGATGTCCTCCGATGAGGAATCTAGTGATTGGCAACCCGTGGAGGACTCAGACTTTGAGGTCTTAGAGAAATCATCGGCCGAGAGGAGCCCCGTGCATCTCTACCGCCCCACATAA
- the LOC122014864 gene encoding sulfate transporter 1.3-like — protein MVQPVSAEADNNNFEARGLSSSHNLTENSKDIHKVGLPQRRKLVSEFADTFKETFFADDPLRPYKDQPRARKLVLSLQFLFPILEWGRNYNLTKLKGDLIAGLTIASLCIPQDIGYAKLANMDPKYGLYSSFVPPLIYAAMGSSRDIAIGPVAVVSLLIGTLVRKEIDPTTNKEEYQRLVFTATFFAGVTQAALGFLRLGFLVEFLSHAAIVGFMAGAAITISLQQLKGFLGIKNFTKNTDIVSVMKSVWGSVHHGWNWQTIMIGTVFLAFLLSAKYIGKKNKKFFWAPAIAPLISVVLSTFFVYITRADEHGVQIVRHIDKGLNPSSINRIHFHGHYAAKGFRIGAIAALIALTEAIAIGRTFAAMKDYQLDGNKEMVALGTMNIVGSMTSCYVATGSFSRSAVNFMAGCQTAVSNIVMSLIVMLTLLVITPLFKYTPNAILSAIIISAVISLIDIEAATLIWKVDKLDFIACMGAFLGVIFVSVEIGLLIAVGISIAKILLQVTRPRTALLGHIPRTTIYRNVEQYPEATKVPGALIVRIDSAVYFTNSNYVKERILRWLRDEEEQLNAKILPKITFLIVEMSPVIDIDTSGIHAFEELYRTLQKHEVQLVLANPGPVVIQKLHTAKFTELIGEDKIFLSVSEAVMACAPKSFEVV, from the exons ATGGTGCAGCCAGTCTCTGCTGAAGCTGATAACAATAATTTCGAGGCACGCGGCCTTTCTTCCTCTCACAATCTGACTGAGAATTCAAAGGATATTCACAAGGTGGGACTCCCACAGAGGAGGAAGCTCGTCAGTGAGTTTGCAGACACATTCAAAGAGACATTCTTTGCAGATGATCCTCTGCGCCCTTACAAGGATCAACCCAGAGCAAGGAAGCTGGTGTTGAGCCTTCAGTTCTTGTTTCCAATCCTCGAATGGGGAAGAAACTACAACCTTACTAAGTTGAAAGGTGACCTTATTGCCGGCTTAACGATAGCTAGTCTTTGCATCCCTCAG GACATTGGTTACGCTAAGCTAGCTAACATGGATCCAAAATATGGGCTCT ACTCTAGTTTTGTTCCGCCACTAATATATGCGGCAATGGGTAGCTCAAGGGACATTGCTATTGGACCGGTGGCGGTCGTCTCTCTCTTGATCGGAACTCTTGTAAGGAAGGAAATAGATCCTACAACTAACAAGGAAGAATATCAGCGGCTTGTATTTACAGcaaccttctttgctggtgtcaCTCAGGCAGCACTTGGTTTCCTGAG ATTAGGGTTTCTTGTTGAATTCCTATCGCATGCTGCCATTGTTGGATTTATGGCTGGAGCTGCAATCACAATTTCACTTCAGCAGCTGAAAGGATTTCTTGgaattaaaaattttactaagaATACAGATATCGTTTCAGTGATGAAGTCGGTTTGGGGTTCTGTTCACCATGGG TGGAACTGGCAGACGATAATGATTGGGACGGTCTTTTTGGCATTTCTGTTATCGGCTAAGTACATT ggaaagaaaaataagaaatttttcTGGGCACCTGCAATTGCACCCTTGATATCGGTGGTCCTGTCCACTTTTTTCGTATATATAACCAGGGCCGATGAGCACGGTGTACAGATT GTGAGACATATAGATAAAGGACTCAACCCATCCTCGATCAACCGGATTCACTTCCACGGTCATTATGCTGCAAAAGGATTCAGAATTGGTGCGATAGCTGCACTGATAGCTTTGACG GAAGCAATCGCAATTGGAAGAACATTTGCCGCCATGAAAGACTATCAATTGGACGGGAACAAGGAAATGGTTGCACTTGGAACCATGAACATAGTTGGTTCGATGACTTCTTGCTATGTCGCGACCG GTTCATTTTCGCGATCTGCTGTCAATTTCATGGCTGGCTGTCAGACAGCGGTGTCGAATATCGTTATGTCACTGATCGTCATGCTTACCTTGCTAGTAATCACGCCCCTCTTCAAATACACCCCAAACGCGATACTTTCTGCCATCATTATTTCTGCCGTGATCAGTCTCATTGATATTGAAGCTGCAACTCTCATTTGGAAGGTCGATAAGTTAGATTTCATCGCATGCATGGGAGCTTTCCTCGGTGTAATTTTTGTATCTGTAGAAATTGGCCTTCTAATCGCT GTCGGCATATCAATTGCGAAGATCCTCCTGCAAGTAACAAGGCCTCGAACTGCTTTACTTGGGCATATTCCTCGAACAACGATATATAGAAATGTCGAACAATACCCGGAAGCAACCAAAGTCCCAGGAGCTTTGATAGTGCGAATCGACTCTGCTGTCTATTTCACAAATTCGAACTATGTCAAAGAGAG GATCCTTAGATGGTTGAGGGACGAAGAAGAGCAGCTAAATGCTAAAATTCTCCCAAAAATAACTTTCTTGATAGTCGAAATGTCCC CTGTTATAGACATTGACACGAGCGGAATCCATGCCTTCGAAGAACTGTATAGGACTCTCCAAAAGCATGAAGTCCAG CTTGTTCTTGCAAATCCCGGCCCTGTGGTGATTCAGAAACTCCACACGGCCAAGTTCACAGAGCTCATTGGCGAGGACAAGATATTCCTCTCGGTCAGCGAAGCCGTGATGGCTTGTGCTCCAAAATCATTTGAAGTTGTATAG